From Kingella potus, a single genomic window includes:
- a CDS encoding phosphoribosyl-ATP diphosphatase codes for MNTDIFKSVQDIIDSRKGADPDTSYVARLFAQGGDKILKKVIEEAGEVLMAAKDGDKAHLVYEMADLWFHCMVLLSEHGLRAENVAEELARRQGLSGLAEKAARAAD; via the coding sequence ATGAACACAGATATTTTCAAATCCGTACAAGACATTATCGACTCGCGCAAAGGCGCGGATCCCGACACCTCATATGTGGCGCGGCTCTTTGCCCAAGGCGGCGACAAAATCCTGAAAAAGGTCATCGAAGAGGCGGGCGAAGTGCTGATGGCGGCGAAAGACGGCGACAAGGCGCATTTGGTGTACGAAATGGCCGATTTGTGGTTTCACTGCATGGTGCTGCTTTCCGAGCACGGCCTGCGGGCGGAAAACGTGGCAGAAGAGCTGGCACGGCGGCAGGGCCTGTCGGGGCTGGCGGAAAAAGCGGCGCGGGCGGCGGATTAG
- a CDS encoding ABC transporter substrate-binding protein yields the protein MKLHFSSLALAAALSLGAASVYAKPVQITDVAGRKVTADLPAKRVVLGFYYQDYMAVGGKNALDNVVGFSKAVWSDWAPTSWTAFSKAVPKLNQLADVGEVEVGTFSVEKVLSLKPDLLVLADWQYQALGSDLDRITKAGIPIIVLDYNAQTVAKHVQSTKLIGAITGQQQKADKLAADYKRIVDTIQARVKKANPAKPKVYIEFGNKGPAEHSVTFGKSMWGAMIAQVGGNNISAPFVEFYSPVNPEKVLAAKPDVIIITGRETELKKNPSAMVLGWDIAKTEAEQRLAGFAKRPGWNNLPAIKNNRLYGAYHANSRTLSDGASVQFVAKAVYPELFKDLNPEKTYTDFYRQNLPVVPNGTFYLYPKAK from the coding sequence ATGAAATTACATTTCTCCTCCCTCGCACTGGCCGCTGCCCTGTCTTTGGGCGCGGCTTCCGTTTATGCCAAGCCGGTGCAGATTACCGACGTGGCCGGCCGCAAAGTTACCGCCGACCTGCCTGCCAAACGCGTGGTGCTGGGCTTTTATTATCAGGACTACATGGCCGTAGGCGGCAAAAACGCGCTGGACAATGTCGTTGGCTTCTCCAAAGCGGTGTGGTCGGACTGGGCGCCGACAAGCTGGACGGCATTCAGCAAAGCCGTGCCGAAGCTGAACCAGCTCGCCGACGTGGGCGAAGTGGAAGTCGGTACGTTCTCGGTGGAAAAAGTGCTGTCGCTGAAACCGGATTTGCTGGTGCTGGCCGACTGGCAGTATCAGGCTCTGGGCTCCGACCTCGACCGCATCACCAAAGCGGGCATTCCGATTATCGTGTTGGACTACAATGCGCAAACGGTTGCCAAACACGTCCAGTCCACCAAGCTCATCGGCGCGATTACCGGCCAGCAGCAGAAAGCCGACAAACTCGCCGCCGACTACAAACGCATTGTGGACACCATTCAGGCGCGTGTGAAAAAAGCCAATCCGGCCAAGCCCAAAGTGTATATCGAGTTTGGCAACAAAGGCCCGGCCGAACACAGCGTAACCTTCGGCAAGAGCATGTGGGGCGCGATGATCGCGCAGGTGGGCGGCAACAATATTTCCGCGCCTTTCGTTGAGTTTTACAGCCCGGTAAATCCGGAAAAAGTGCTGGCTGCCAAACCTGATGTCATCATCATCACCGGCCGCGAAACCGAATTGAAGAAAAACCCGAGCGCGATGGTGTTGGGCTGGGATATTGCCAAAACCGAAGCCGAACAGCGTCTGGCGGGCTTTGCCAAACGTCCGGGCTGGAACAACCTGCCCGCAATCAAAAACAACCGCCTCTACGGCGCATACCACGCCAATTCGCGCACCTTGTCCGACGGCGCGTCGGTGCAGTTTGTCGCCAAAGCGGTTTACCCCGAACTCTTCAAAGACCTGAATCCGGAAAAAACCTATACGGATTTCTACCGCCAGAACCTGCCGGTCGTACCCAACGGCACCTTCTATCTGTATCCGAAAGCCAAATAA
- a CDS encoding FecCD family ABC transporter permease encodes MNDSVVAEIVKNQRALERKRWFVVLSFLIVGVLSFVLDIATGPSMLPVSEVVKSLLDMEGADKMSSVIVYDLRLPMAVMALVTGAALGVGGAEIQTLLNNPMASPYTLGLAAAAGLGASVVIAFGGFGMPEAFAVPVGAFVMTMIASGILFLFASARRFNSAMLVLVGIALLFLFQSILSLIQFIAAPEISQQILFWLFGSLTKATWQSVSITAAVTAVCVVLLSRDVWKLTALRLGEERANGLGINLQMLRLKTLVLVAVMTATAISFVGVIGFIGLVAPHVARILLGEDQRFFLPGAMLAGAAFLSVSSVLSKVIIPGALFPVGIVTSFVGVPFFFWIVLTKR; translated from the coding sequence ATGAATGATTCGGTTGTTGCCGAGATAGTGAAAAACCAGCGTGCGCTCGAGCGCAAACGCTGGTTCGTTGTTTTGTCGTTTCTGATTGTCGGCGTATTGAGCTTCGTGCTCGACATCGCCACCGGCCCCTCGATGCTGCCCGTGTCCGAAGTGGTCAAATCGCTTTTGGACATGGAGGGCGCGGACAAAATGAGCAGCGTGATCGTTTACGACCTGCGCCTGCCGATGGCCGTGATGGCTCTGGTAACGGGTGCGGCTTTGGGCGTGGGCGGGGCGGAAATCCAAACCCTGCTCAACAATCCGATGGCCAGCCCCTACACGCTCGGCCTGGCGGCGGCGGCGGGCTTGGGCGCGTCGGTGGTGATTGCCTTCGGCGGCTTCGGTATGCCCGAAGCGTTTGCCGTGCCCGTCGGCGCGTTTGTGATGACCATGATTGCTTCGGGCATTTTGTTTCTGTTTGCCTCGGCGCGGCGGTTTAATTCGGCGATGCTGGTGCTGGTGGGGATTGCGCTGCTGTTTCTGTTCCAATCGATTTTGTCGCTGATCCAGTTTATTGCCGCGCCCGAAATTTCGCAGCAGATTCTGTTCTGGCTTTTCGGCAGCCTGACCAAGGCCACTTGGCAGAGCGTGAGCATTACCGCCGCCGTTACCGCCGTATGCGTTGTGCTGCTCTCGCGGGACGTGTGGAAGCTCACCGCGCTGCGGCTGGGCGAGGAACGCGCCAACGGCTTGGGCATCAATTTGCAGATGCTGCGCCTGAAAACGCTGGTTCTGGTGGCCGTGATGACCGCCACCGCCATCAGCTTTGTCGGCGTGATCGGCTTTATCGGCCTGGTTGCGCCGCACGTCGCCCGCATTCTGTTGGGCGAAGACCAACGCTTCTTCCTGCCCGGCGCGATGCTGGCGGGCGCGGCGTTTTTGTCGGTGTCCAGCGTGTTGTCGAAAGTGATTATTCCCGGCGCGCTGTTTCCCGTGGGCATCGTTACGTCTTTCGTCGGCGTACCGTTTTTCTTTTGGATTGTGCTAACCAAGCGATGA
- a CDS encoding ABC transporter ATP-binding protein, with the protein MLKLENIRVRRGDYTVADDISLMLENGKVYSILGPNGTGKSSLMKTIFGEVAHKGRISYGGEVLSKIHLQHWRKRIGYMPQDTAAEASLTALEVVLLGRMDALHMHVGDELLHEAAGIMAELGIGHLAHRDVMRLSGGQRQLVMFAQVMLRRPEILMLDEPVSALDMHHQLNLLERVVSYTHEHNLVTLMVLHDLSLAAQFCDSVILLGGGKVRAEGKPQEVLDAGVIADLYKVSIELLYDSSGMPVIRPMRRKRDTEAV; encoded by the coding sequence ATGCTGAAACTTGAAAATATCCGCGTCAGACGCGGCGATTACACCGTGGCCGACGACATCAGCCTCATGCTGGAAAACGGCAAAGTCTATTCGATACTCGGGCCCAACGGCACAGGCAAATCCTCGCTGATGAAAACCATCTTCGGAGAAGTGGCGCACAAAGGCCGCATCAGCTACGGCGGTGAAGTATTGAGCAAAATCCATTTGCAGCACTGGCGCAAACGCATCGGCTATATGCCGCAGGACACTGCTGCCGAAGCCTCGCTCACCGCGCTGGAAGTCGTGCTGCTCGGCCGCATGGACGCGCTGCATATGCACGTCGGCGACGAGCTGCTGCACGAAGCCGCCGGCATTATGGCCGAGCTGGGCATCGGCCATCTGGCGCACCGCGACGTAATGCGTCTGAGCGGCGGCCAGCGGCAGCTTGTCATGTTTGCCCAAGTCATGCTGCGCCGCCCCGAAATCCTGATGCTCGACGAGCCGGTAAGCGCGTTGGATATGCACCACCAGCTCAATCTTTTGGAGCGCGTGGTTTCCTACACCCACGAACACAACCTCGTTACCCTGATGGTGCTGCACGATTTGAGCCTCGCCGCCCAATTCTGCGACAGCGTGATTCTGCTGGGCGGCGGCAAAGTCAGAGCCGAAGGGAAGCCGCAGGAAGTGCTGGATGCCGGCGTTATCGCCGATTTGTACAAAGTCAGCATCGAATTGCTGTACGACAGCAGCGGTATGCCCGTTATCCGCCCTATGCGGCGCAAACGGGATACAGAGGCCGTCTGA
- a CDS encoding heavy-metal-associated domain-containing protein: METVTLNIGGMTCGGCVKSVSRILEGVAGVESVRVSLEENKAVVSYDPAATDPAALAEAVEDGGYDVSL, from the coding sequence ATGGAAACCGTAACCCTCAATATCGGCGGCATGACCTGCGGCGGCTGCGTCAAGAGCGTCAGCCGCATACTCGAAGGAGTGGCAGGCGTGGAGTCGGTGCGCGTCAGTCTGGAAGAGAACAAAGCCGTCGTTTCCTACGACCCCGCCGCCACCGACCCTGCCGCGCTGGCCGAGGCGGTGGAAGACGGCGGCTATGATGTGTCGCTCTGA
- the hisI gene encoding phosphoribosyl-AMP cyclohydrolase: MDEAVLQGVKFDGNGLVCAVAQDWRSKRVLMVAWMNAEALAQTAATGYAHYYSRSRRRQWMKGEASGHTQRVRELRLDCDGDAVVMLVEQNGGIACHTGRESCFYQVWRDGGWHTADPVLKDEAEIYGHSGGK; the protein is encoded by the coding sequence ATGGACGAAGCGGTATTGCAGGGCGTGAAGTTTGACGGAAACGGGCTGGTATGCGCGGTGGCGCAGGACTGGCGCAGCAAACGGGTGCTGATGGTGGCGTGGATGAACGCCGAGGCTCTGGCGCAAACCGCCGCCACGGGCTACGCGCACTATTACAGCCGCTCGCGGCGCAGGCAGTGGATGAAGGGCGAAGCGTCCGGCCACACGCAGCGGGTGCGCGAGCTGCGGCTCGACTGCGACGGCGACGCGGTGGTCATGCTGGTGGAACAAAACGGCGGCATCGCCTGCCACACCGGACGGGAAAGCTGCTTTTACCAAGTGTGGCGCGACGGCGGCTGGCACACCGCCGACCCTGTGTTGAAAGACGAAGCGGAAATCTACGGCCATAGCGGCGGAAAATAG